In a genomic window of Streptomyces sp. NBC_01231:
- a CDS encoding SDR family NAD(P)-dependent oxidoreductase, with amino-acid sequence MTITPTEARSGEKVSAASRRALQAQGVYLGTTGVDLRTAFLFPGHGAQYPDMFADLAAENPVAAETFERIDETYRSLAGHTLTSRMFSSGGNDPAKELQDPVVMQPAIFAGSMVAHRLLESQGVTAETHIGHSLGEISALVAAGALSLEDGVRAVYGRGLAVKVIPEARRGGMLSLQTDSDRSREQLSRLLLLLRGGQGGYLVQSLVNSPDQTVLSGDSEAIDRAAALCLERGIKATRLRVSHGFHSDLLEEAVPHLERTLAALDWHAPKVPVLSTVIGDYYTEQDVQDLPLLLARQLVTPFSFQDLVGRLHADGHNSFVEVGPKSILSGLTERILAGSDKEALVTPTNIQSLGAVESMRRFTAFAEVHGLTGAETEEQTPAAREPAADSAPTTAQLREDLLKVAARYTGYPVRLLDPAQLMGAGLGLSTRVREELAAALAAHLGLTDTTVSTEADAPLGHLLDQLADASRGTGTPAATARETAAGPEPATARETPVPAPSVQDTPVPEEPAEATAEELAEAERVVWEVAEAKTGYPADLLEADLDLEADLGIDSVKQAEILGEVREVLGLPVVEDVDSSSLNTLSRIAGFVADLQAATRPAPAAPARTAPAQEKPAATSVAATSVQDTPVPEEPAEATAEELAEAERVVWEVAEAKTGYPADLLEADLDLEADLGIDSVKQAEILGEVREVLGLPVVEDVDSSSLNTLNRIAEFVAGLQAATGRSPRGGGTSGTGGDGSDDSHIPEAAPARPVLPPVLERTIDRIAGRYVPLAVESPLDHPDATPFSLDGKAVVVITGQDTALAREVLPRLTERGARPYVVAPDGAGPIRSSASTGLDEWPTARADFTDPHSLARALATARPDSGVQVVVNLHPYGPGPDPVAATTSFDRPAADWSSAADQHFTVNLLAAKAYFADLAQAGGDGGYFAATAVGGVFGLESDGAMDPLGGLTAGFAKSLDLELPDTRVKVVDFTEGDAADAAVLLLAEITTDAEPTVEVGHLRGLRKIVQVVPHEITTNERQQPLRLDPGSVVVFSGGSRGITYECAKELARLEGVRVVILGRTRPAKGTEDWMALDDEAFARLGKGWFPQAKKKDPAITPVEAKKQFAALANARELYRNIEELHAINPLSVYEVCDVSDGEQVIAAIDSVRQRYGRIDGVVHAAGLDSVATVPKKSLDHARHVVRVKADGSHHLWHAVKHDQLKFFGFFGSFLGRFGMDGQVDYTAGADLVSKLSALLARRNPDMRVFTLCWTGWADVGMAATEAVRRVQEEVRGLRYLGVEEGVQHFAREVFQGGDDPEVLVFGEIGKNSYGGQDASMDATHTEVAVPVGPDGSVRDRFELPLLDRVLEVTDTRVRAVKRLDPRADRYLDDHRVKGAGTFPGVLHIEGQVQASGLLVPGHTVVAAENIEFLKFVKHLPNFPLDLRFEAELEADAERTDEERADGTRRVRAEIRSDLVTADGRVLEADRVHSRGTYVFAPQAPQAPQSQQPGAAPAPDPELAELLEKSTELDIDRFYERAARQITFGPRFRQVRRIGFVGDIEDGRMVSEIVVDAGRGLFSAAPTPRLRTLPIVIDNAWRSTLLWAYHHLGSHVVPVSIAAMRFHRVPLPGETVHTDSTVAPVGPDQGGKPGDLRISTRILDAAGHPLCEIQDLVVTQVGRDEGDTGLLD; translated from the coding sequence GTGACGATCACACCGACCGAAGCCCGCAGCGGGGAGAAGGTCTCCGCCGCCAGCCGACGGGCCCTTCAGGCCCAGGGTGTCTATCTGGGCACCACGGGTGTCGACCTGCGCACCGCCTTCCTGTTCCCCGGCCACGGGGCGCAGTACCCCGACATGTTCGCCGACCTCGCCGCCGAGAACCCGGTCGCCGCGGAGACGTTCGAGCGGATCGACGAGACCTACCGCTCCCTGGCCGGGCACACCCTGACCAGCCGGATGTTCAGCTCCGGCGGCAACGACCCGGCGAAGGAGCTCCAGGACCCGGTCGTCATGCAGCCCGCGATCTTCGCCGGCAGCATGGTCGCGCACCGGCTGCTGGAGAGTCAGGGCGTCACCGCCGAGACCCACATCGGGCACAGCCTGGGCGAGATCAGCGCCCTCGTCGCGGCCGGGGCGCTCTCACTGGAGGACGGCGTCCGCGCGGTGTACGGGCGGGGCCTGGCCGTCAAGGTCATCCCCGAGGCCCGGCGCGGCGGCATGCTCAGCCTGCAGACCGACAGCGACCGCAGCCGCGAACAGCTCTCCCGGCTGCTGCTGTTGCTGCGCGGGGGCCAGGGCGGCTACCTCGTCCAGAGCCTGGTCAACTCGCCTGACCAGACCGTGCTTTCGGGCGACTCCGAGGCCATCGACAGGGCCGCCGCGCTGTGCCTCGAACGCGGTATCAAGGCCACCCGGCTCAGGGTCTCGCACGGCTTCCACTCCGACCTGCTGGAGGAGGCCGTACCGCATCTGGAGCGCACCCTCGCCGCGCTCGACTGGCACGCCCCGAAGGTCCCCGTGCTGTCCACGGTGATCGGCGACTACTACACCGAGCAGGACGTCCAGGACCTGCCGCTGCTGCTCGCCCGCCAGCTGGTCACGCCGTTCAGCTTCCAGGACCTGGTCGGCCGGCTGCACGCGGACGGCCACAACAGCTTCGTCGAGGTGGGCCCCAAGTCGATCCTGTCCGGGCTGACCGAGCGGATCCTCGCCGGTTCCGACAAGGAAGCCCTGGTCACCCCGACCAACATCCAGTCGCTGGGCGCGGTGGAGAGCATGCGCCGCTTCACCGCCTTCGCCGAGGTGCACGGACTGACCGGCGCCGAGACCGAGGAGCAGACCCCCGCCGCGCGGGAGCCGGCCGCCGACAGCGCCCCGACCACCGCGCAACTGCGCGAGGACCTCCTCAAGGTCGCCGCCCGCTACACCGGTTATCCGGTACGACTTCTCGACCCCGCCCAACTGATGGGCGCGGGCCTCGGGCTGAGCACCCGGGTCCGCGAGGAGCTGGCGGCCGCGCTCGCCGCGCATCTGGGCCTGACGGACACGACCGTCTCCACCGAGGCGGACGCCCCGCTCGGCCACCTGCTCGACCAGCTCGCGGACGCCTCCCGTGGCACCGGCACCCCTGCCGCGACGGCACGGGAGACCGCCGCGGGGCCCGAGCCCGCCACGGCCCGGGAAACACCCGTACCGGCACCATCCGTACAGGACACCCCCGTACCGGAAGAGCCCGCCGAGGCGACGGCCGAGGAGTTGGCCGAGGCGGAGCGTGTGGTGTGGGAGGTGGCGGAGGCCAAGACGGGTTATCCGGCCGATCTGTTGGAGGCGGATCTGGATCTGGAGGCGGATCTGGGGATCGACTCGGTGAAGCAGGCCGAGATCCTCGGTGAGGTGCGGGAGGTGCTTGGCCTTCCGGTGGTGGAGGACGTGGACTCCTCGTCGCTGAACACCCTCAGCCGGATCGCCGGGTTCGTCGCCGACCTCCAGGCCGCGACCCGGCCCGCCCCGGCAGCACCCGCACGGACGGCACCGGCCCAGGAAAAGCCCGCGGCAACATCCGTAGCGGCAACATCCGTACAGGACACCCCCGTACCGGAAGAGCCCGCCGAGGCGACGGCCGAGGAGTTGGCCGAGGCGGAGCGTGTGGTGTGGGAGGTGGCGGAGGCCAAGACGGGTTATCCGGCTGATCTGTTGGAGGCGGATCTGGATCTGGAGGCGGATCTGGGGATCGACTCGGTGAAGCAGGCGGAGATTCTCGGTGAGGTGCGGGAGGTGTTGGGGCTTCCGGTGGTGGAGGATGTCGACTCCTCGTCGCTGAACACCCTCAACCGGATCGCCGAGTTCGTCGCCGGCCTCCAGGCCGCCACCGGACGCAGCCCGCGCGGCGGCGGCACCTCGGGCACCGGCGGCGATGGCTCCGACGACAGCCACATACCCGAGGCAGCGCCCGCCCGGCCGGTGCTGCCGCCTGTCCTGGAGCGCACGATCGACCGCATCGCCGGACGATACGTCCCCCTCGCGGTCGAGAGCCCTCTCGACCACCCCGACGCCACACCGTTCTCCCTGGACGGCAAGGCGGTCGTGGTGATCACCGGACAGGACACGGCCCTCGCCCGTGAGGTGCTCCCGCGCCTCACCGAGCGCGGCGCACGACCGTACGTCGTCGCACCGGACGGCGCCGGGCCCATCAGGAGCTCCGCGAGCACCGGCCTGGACGAATGGCCCACCGCCCGCGCCGACTTCACCGACCCCCACTCGCTGGCCCGGGCACTCGCGACCGCCCGTCCGGACAGCGGAGTCCAGGTCGTCGTCAACCTGCACCCCTACGGACCCGGCCCCGACCCGGTCGCCGCGACCACCTCCTTCGACCGGCCCGCCGCCGACTGGAGCTCTGCTGCCGACCAGCACTTCACCGTCAACCTCCTCGCCGCCAAGGCCTACTTCGCCGACCTCGCGCAGGCCGGCGGCGACGGCGGCTACTTCGCGGCCACCGCGGTCGGCGGGGTGTTCGGCCTGGAGTCCGACGGCGCGATGGACCCCCTGGGCGGCCTCACCGCGGGTTTCGCCAAGAGCCTCGACCTCGAACTCCCGGACACCCGCGTCAAGGTCGTCGACTTCACCGAGGGCGACGCGGCCGACGCGGCGGTTCTCCTGCTCGCGGAGATCACCACCGACGCGGAACCCACCGTCGAGGTGGGCCACCTCCGGGGGCTGCGCAAGATCGTCCAGGTGGTCCCGCACGAGATCACGACCAACGAACGGCAACAACCCCTCCGTCTCGACCCCGGCAGCGTCGTCGTCTTCTCCGGGGGCTCGCGCGGGATCACCTACGAATGCGCGAAGGAACTCGCCCGGCTGGAGGGCGTGCGCGTCGTCATCCTCGGCCGCACCCGCCCGGCGAAGGGCACCGAGGACTGGATGGCGCTGGACGACGAGGCCTTCGCCCGCCTGGGCAAGGGCTGGTTCCCGCAGGCCAAGAAGAAGGACCCGGCCATCACCCCGGTCGAGGCGAAGAAGCAGTTCGCGGCCCTCGCCAACGCCCGTGAGCTGTACCGGAACATCGAGGAACTGCACGCCATCAACCCGCTGTCGGTCTACGAGGTCTGTGACGTCTCCGACGGCGAGCAGGTCATCGCGGCGATCGACTCGGTACGTCAGCGGTACGGACGGATCGACGGCGTCGTGCACGCCGCCGGCCTGGACTCGGTCGCCACCGTGCCGAAGAAGTCCCTGGACCACGCCCGGCACGTGGTCCGGGTCAAGGCCGACGGCTCGCATCACCTCTGGCACGCCGTCAAGCACGACCAGTTGAAGTTCTTCGGCTTCTTCGGCTCCTTCCTCGGCCGCTTCGGCATGGACGGCCAGGTCGACTACACCGCCGGCGCCGACCTCGTCTCCAAGCTCTCCGCGCTGCTCGCCCGCCGCAACCCCGACATGCGTGTCTTCACCCTGTGCTGGACCGGCTGGGCCGACGTCGGCATGGCCGCCACCGAGGCGGTGCGGCGGGTCCAGGAGGAGGTGCGCGGACTGCGCTACCTGGGTGTCGAGGAGGGTGTGCAGCACTTCGCCCGGGAGGTCTTCCAGGGCGGCGACGACCCCGAGGTGCTGGTCTTCGGCGAGATCGGCAAGAACAGCTACGGCGGCCAGGACGCCTCGATGGACGCCACGCACACCGAGGTCGCCGTCCCCGTCGGCCCCGACGGCAGCGTCCGGGACCGCTTCGAACTTCCCCTGCTGGACCGGGTGTTGGAGGTGACCGACACTCGGGTGCGGGCCGTCAAACGGCTCGATCCCCGGGCCGACCGCTACCTCGACGACCACCGGGTCAAGGGAGCGGGCACCTTCCCCGGGGTGCTGCACATCGAGGGGCAGGTGCAGGCGTCCGGGCTCCTGGTCCCCGGACACACGGTCGTCGCGGCGGAGAACATCGAGTTCCTGAAGTTCGTCAAACACCTGCCGAACTTCCCCCTCGACCTGAGGTTCGAGGCGGAGCTGGAGGCGGACGCGGAACGGACGGACGAGGAACGGGCGGACGGGACCCGCCGGGTCCGCGCGGAGATCCGTTCCGACCTGGTCACCGCCGACGGCCGGGTCCTGGAGGCCGACCGGGTGCACTCGCGCGGCACGTACGTCTTCGCACCCCAAGCACCCCAAGCACCCCAATCACAGCAACCGGGCGCCGCGCCCGCCCCCGACCCGGAACTCGCCGAACTCCTTGAGAAATCGACCGAGTTGGACATCGACCGGTTCTACGAACGGGCCGCCCGGCAGATCACCTTCGGCCCGCGCTTCCGCCAGGTGCGGCGGATCG